One genomic region from Calypte anna isolate BGI_N300 chromosome 8, bCalAnn1_v1.p, whole genome shotgun sequence encodes:
- the TMEM61 gene encoding transmembrane protein 61: MAAASFRYGMTITGAVLLVTGTLCFAWWSDGEVGTPATTGTHLLPPREAEVVPSSSSSALLRSISFFCCGIGGILLLFGLLWSVKANARVVSRRYQYHFPRDLQYFTAEPLEKWNCSTWDSSAIPTYEEALTCRPAHAAPAYVQPTGRKEELTPPLYHYLEEEEEPWQGGHRRSSSDSALFRPSPSWLEPQHPEELQATPPPSYENISVRGV; encoded by the exons ATGGCAGCTGCTTCGTTCCGCTACGGCATGACCATCACCGGGGCCGTGCTGCTGGTGACAGGGACGCTGTGCTTTGCCTGGTGGAGTGACGGGGAGGTGGGCACCCCGGCCACCACCGGGACTCATCTCCTGCCTCCCCGGGAAGCTGAGGTGgttcccagctcctcctccagcGCCCTGCTCCGTTCCATCAGCTTCTTCTGCTGCGGCATTGGgggcatcctcctcctctttggGCTCCTCTGGTCCGTCAAGGCCAACGCCAGGGTGGTTTCTCGTCGCTACCAGTACCATTTCCCCAGGGACCTGCAGTACTTCACTGCAGAACCTCTGGAGAAGTGGAACTGCAG CACCTGGGATTCCAGTGCCATCCCTACATATGAAGAAGCCCTGACCTGCAGACCTGCCCACGCTGCCCCAGCTTACGTCCAACCCACGGGGAGAAAGGAGGAGCTCACACCACCCCTCTACCACtacctggaggaggaggaggagcccTGGCAGGGTGGACACCGGCGCAGCTCCTCCGACAGCGCCTTGTTCcgccccagcccctcctggctGGAGCCCCAGCACCCCGAGGAGCTGCAGGCAACACCTCCCCCCAGCTATGAAAACATCAGTGTCCGGGGGGTCTGA
- the BSND gene encoding barttin — protein MAEEKTFRYGFIMLGFFLVMTGMFIMSVEKPHIYITFCALGILLVVVGIIWSMCQCYPKITFIPVDMEAKQFLDHKPIVLPEGNTCLVAPWPNHEATSTSEKSLPSYEQVQKQEVGSVPHPPTAQPRPRSCSHSAMQARAEVHRELGDAGDLPPETAPRLDKAAGNCPPRLAPGDAPLASLLEDMDTPSLEGSVPGSPVTQARCPPATTTLSGCTPTGSLNGGEHPGSPCKGTREEDELYYGLQEGPDALLGESDCLFEPEN, from the exons ATGGCCGAGGAGAAGACTTTTCGTTATGGGTTCATCATGTTGGGTTTCTTCCTGGTGATGACGGGAATGTTCATCATGAGCGtggaaaaaccccacatctACATCACCTTCTGTGCCCTGGGCATCCTGCTCGTAGTTGTGGGCATCATCTGGAGCATGTGTCAGTGCTACCCCAAG ATAACGTTCATCCCTGTGGACATGGAAGCCAAGCAGTTCCTGGACCACAAACCCATCGTGCTGCCAGAGGGGAACACGTG CTTGGTTGCACCCTGGCCCAACCACGAGGCCACCAGCACTTCTGAGAAAAGCCTGCCCTCCTATGAGCAGGTCCAGAAGCAAGAGGTGGGCTCAGTCCCACACCCacccacagcccagcccagacCTCGCAGCTGCTCCCACTCAGCCATGCAGGCAAGAGCAGAGGTccacagggagctgggggatgctggagaTCTCCCCCCAGAGACAGCACCTCGGCTGGACAAGGCAGCAGGCAACTG ccccccccgCCTGGCCCCTGGGGACGCACCACTGGCATCCCTCCTGGAGGACATGGACACACCATCACTGGAGGGGTCGGTGCCTGGCAGCCCCGTGACACAGGCACGATGTCCCCCAGCAACTACCACCCTCTCTGGCTGCACCCCAACAGGCTCCCTGAACGGGGGAGAGCACCCTGGTTCTCCCTGCAAAGGCACCAGGGAGGAGGATGAGCTCTATTATGGGCTCCAAGAGGGGCCGGATGCTCTGCTCGGGGAAAGTGACTGCCTTTTTGAGcctgaaaactga
- the PCSK9 gene encoding proprotein convertase subtilisin/kexin type 9, protein MAPWVLALVLVLGAVEEGTALPVAVPSGAAAFHRAAKASWRLPGRFLVVLRAGSGEAEVRRAAGRLEERAARRGHPTQLLHLFHFLPAFLMEMSRDVLGMALKLPRVEYVEEDAYVFAQSIPWNLGRIVPPQPSSGAYSPPNKGDLVEIYLLDTSVQSTHREIRGRVHVTSFESVPEEESTHVHKQASKCDNHGTHTAGVLGGHDAGVARGTSIHSLRVLNCQGKGTISGTLMGLEFIKGVLEAQPHTPRVVLLPLAGAHSRVLNAGCHQVAQMGVVMVAAAGNYKDDACLYSPASEPEVITVGATNREDQPASIGTLGTNFGRCVDLFAPGDDIIGASSDCSTCFMAQSGTSQAAAHVAGMAAMLLSAQPQLSSAELRQHLLHFATKNTMDMAWFPEEQQLQTPNSVARLPPQLGTEQQLSCRSVWSALSPLSRGSMAVALCLDTEEMLGCSSLSRSHRRLGEQMEEKDGQKLCVARNAFRGRGVRAIARCCVWPRAKCWISTSSPVSQGTVCSPRDHVLTGCSFHSPTTVLGDGGRPIPGPGREPSHCAGRTEVVARASCCPAASLECWVKEHVSPSSAEKVTVSCDEGWTLTSCSTSSQSPGTRGAYAVGDTCVAASLQGTRATTAIAICCRSRQ, encoded by the exons ATGGCCCCGTGGGTGCTGGCGCTGGTGCTGGTCCTGGGGGCGGTCGAGGAGGGGACAGCTCTCCCCGTGGCTGTCCCGTCGGGTGCCGCCGCGTTCCATCGCGCCGCCAAG GCGTCGTGGCGGCTGCCCGGGCGGTTCCTGGTGGTGCTGCGGGCGGGCAGCGGGGAGGCCGAGGTGCGAAGGGCTGCggggaggctggaggagagggCGGCTCGGCGGGGACACCCGACCCAGCTCCTGCACCTCTTCCACTTCCTGCCCGCCTTCCTGATGGAGATGAGCAGAGACGTCCTGGGCATG GCATTGAAGCTGCCACGTGTGGAGTACGTCGAGGAGGATGCCTATGTCTTtgcccagagcatcccctggAACCTGGGCAGGATTGTGCCCCCGCAGCCCAGCTCGGGTGCTTACAGCCCTCCCA ATAAAGGTGACCTGGTGGAGATTTACCTGCTGGACACCAGTGTGCAGAGCACCCATCGGGAGATCCGGGGCAGGGTGCATGTGACCAGCTTTGAGAGTGTCCCTGAAGAGGAAAGCACCCATGTCCACAAGCAG GCCAGCAAGTGTGACAACCACGGGACCCACACAGCCGGGGTGCTGGGTGGGCACGACGCCGGCGTGGCCAGAGGCACCAGCATCCACAGCCTGCGTGTGCTGAACTGCCAGGGGAAGGGCACCATCAGTGGGACCCTCATGG GCCTGGAGTTTATCAAGGGGGTGCTGGAGGCTCAGCCCCACACCCCACGGGTGGTTCTGCTGCCCTTGGCTGGTGCCCACAGCCGTGTGCTGAACGCTGGCTGTCACCAGGTGGCACAGATGGGGGTGGTGatggttgctgctgctggtaaCTACAAGGATGATGCCTGCCTGTACTCACCAGCATCCGAGCCAGAG gTCATCACAGTGGGTGCTACCAACCGTGAGGACCAGCCAGCCTCCATTGGCACCCTGGGCACCAACTTTGGTCGCTGTGTGGACCTCTTTGCCCCTGGGGACGACATCATTGGTGCCTCCAGTGACTGCAGCACGTGCTTCATGGCACAGAGTGGGACATCGCAGGCAGCTGCGCACGTGGCAG GCATGGCTGCCATGCTGCTCAGTGCCCAGcctcagctgagctctgctgagctccGTCAGCACCTCCTGCACTTTGCCACCAAGAACACCATGGACATGGCGTGGTTCCccgaggagcagcagctccagaccCCCAACAGCGTGGCCAGGCTGCCCCCCCAGCTGGGCACAG agcagcagctgtccTGCCGCTCCGTGTGGTCagccctctcccccctctcccgTGGCTCCATGGCCGTGGCTCTCTGCCTGGACACTGAGGAGATGCtgggctgctccagcctctcccgCAGCCACAGGCGGCTCGGAGAGCAGATGGAG GAGAAGGATGGGCAGAAGCTGTGCGTGGCCCGCAACGCTTTCCGGGGCCGGGGTGTCCGTGCCATCGCCCGGTGCTGCGTGTGGCCCAGGGCCAAGTGTTGGATCAGCACCAGCTCCCCAGTGTCCCAGGGCACGGTCTGCTCCCCAAGGGACCATGTGCTGACAG GGTGCAGTTTCCACTCCCCTACCACTGTGCTGGGTGATGGTGGCAGACCCATCCCGGGGCCTGGGCGTGAGCCCAGCCACTGTGCTGGCAGGACAGAGGTGGTGGCACGTGCCTCGTGCTGCCCTGCGGCCAGCCTGGAGTGCTGGGTGAAGGAGCACGTGTCCCCCAGCTCTGCGGAGAAG GTGACGGTGTCGTGTGATGAGGGGTGGACACTGACAAGCTGCAGCACCTCTTCCCAGAGCCCTGGCACCCGGGGAGCCTACGCCGTGGGTGACACCTGCGTGGCTGCCAGCCTGCAGGGCACCCGTGCCACCACCGCCATCGCCATCTGCTGCCGCAGCCGGCAGTAG